A stretch of DNA from Nitrospira sp.:
TGTAGTTGCTCCGCATAGACCGATCCCTCCATTACCGTCTGAGTACCGAGAATCCCCACCCGACGCCAGCCACGGGCTACCACCTCTCTCACGACTGGTATCGCGATATGAACCCATGGAACCGTCGACTCCACCAGGCTCAGGGTTTTGTGAAGCGTATTGTTCGGACACACAATCACGTCCGCTCCCGTCTGCACCAGTTTGGCTGCCGATTGAGACATGAGGGCAGCCACCCCTGCCCAATCGTCCCGATCAATCGCATCGAGATACCGGTGAAGTGAAAATGAATGGAGCGTCACTTCGGGGTGAGCATAGCGACGCCCCATCAGGCCCTCCGCCTCCTGACACAAAGTCCGATAGCAAAGCGCCGCGCCTTCTGCCGTTCCAGCAACAATGCCGATATGCGGGATACGCTCCACACGATTATCCATGCGCCGACAACTTTCGGTATTGCCGTGAATCAAAACAGGCTGAGCCAAGCTGAGAGCCGGCATCACGCTGTTGGCCCCGTTTCAGAAAGTACACTGGAAGGCCCCGGCGCGACGCTTCGCCACGCACCCGCTTCGCGAGCGCATGACTGACGCGATCCAACACGACGACAACGGCTTCTGTCGCTTTCGGAATGGTCCGGACAAGATCACGATGCTTCCATCCGGACCAATGTTCCACACGACTCGTCCTGCCGGTCGCGCGTTGCCGGAAAACTTCTGCTGAATCGCCCCCCACTATCAGTAGGTTCATGGCTCCCTTCCTACAAATCATGCAGTCGGTGAACTACCTGTTCACTTTGTAGATTTCATCAAACACCCCGCCGTCCGAAAAATGAGTCTGCTGCGCCTTCTGCCACCCTCCGAACACGTCA
This window harbors:
- a CDS encoding amino acid racemase, with protein sequence MDNRVERIPHIGIVAGTAEGAALCYRTLCQEAEGLMGRRYAHPEVTLHSFSLHRYLDAIDRDDWAGVAALMSQSAAKLVQTGADVIVCPNNTLHKTLSLVESTVPWVHIAIPVVREVVARGWRRVGILGTQTVMEGSVYAEQLHRANIEVIVPDLDDRSQLHHIIRNELIVSASTVESALFVQRVIADMGLKGAEAVILGCTELPLLLSDYQTAVPLLDSTRLLARAALHCMVQEERHLSEDCLIDRGTIIRDQERMICANHR
- a CDS encoding DUF2325 domain-containing protein; translated protein: MNLLIVGGDSAEVFRQRATGRTSRVEHWSGWKHRDLVRTIPKATEAVVVVLDRVSHALAKRVRGEASRRGLPVYFLKRGQQRDAGSQLGSACFDSRQYRKLSAHG